One Paracoccaceae bacterium genomic region harbors:
- the efp gene encoding elongation factor P → MVKVIASSLRKGNVVEMDGRLYAVLKAENFHPGKGTPTTSVDMRRISDGVKVSERWKTTDQVEKATVDEREYDFLYEDGEGFHFMEPETYEQVVVTGDVMGDSKVYLQEGMRCYLKTFDGVPIAIEMPQKITVEITETEPVVKGQTASSSYKPATTDSGLRVMVPPHIGPGTRIVINTDDNSYVERAKD, encoded by the coding sequence GTGGTCAAGGTCATCGCTTCATCGTTGCGCAAGGGGAACGTCGTCGAGATGGACGGCCGCCTGTATGCCGTGCTCAAGGCCGAGAACTTCCATCCCGGCAAGGGCACCCCCACGACATCGGTCGACATGCGCCGCATCTCGGACGGCGTGAAGGTCAGCGAGCGGTGGAAGACCACCGACCAGGTGGAGAAGGCGACCGTCGACGAACGGGAGTATGATTTCCTCTACGAGGATGGCGAGGGGTTCCATTTCATGGAGCCCGAGACCTATGAGCAGGTCGTGGTCACCGGCGACGTGATGGGCGACAGCAAGGTCTATCTGCAGGAAGGCATGCGCTGTTACCTCAAGACCTTCGACGGCGTGCCGATCGCCATCGAGATGCCGCAGAAGATCACGGTCGAGATCACCGAGACGGAACCCGTGGTGAAGGGGCAGACCGCCAGCTCCAGCTACAAGCCCGCCACCACCGACAGCGGGCTGCGGGTGATGGTGCCGCCGCATATCGGGCCGGGCACCCGCATCGTGATCAACACCGACGACAACAGCTATGTGGAACGCGCCAAGGATTGA
- the genX gene encoding EF-P lysine aminoacylase GenX, translating into MPQSPADTPWWHPARHEGRRPALLARNRIVSALRRWFDDQGFAEVDPSILATSPGNETHLHAFATTMIGNDGVGRPAYLHTSPEFAMKKLLAAGETRIFALSHVFRNRERGARHHPEFTMLEWYRAGADYDVLIRDCAAFLQLAARAAGSTLLRHGDATCDPFAEPERLTLAQAFARHAGIDLPATMSPDGSPDPAAMARACAQAGVRTDPSDTWSDMFSRVLADRIEPHLGHGRPTALDRYPVPEAALARPCPDDPRFAERFELYACGVELANGFGELTNAPEQRRRFLADMDEKARLYGERYPLDEDFLAALALMPPASGIAMGFDRLAMLATHAPRIDDVIWAPVPDSPSR; encoded by the coding sequence ATGCCCCAGTCCCCCGCCGACACCCCCTGGTGGCACCCCGCCCGGCACGAGGGCCGCCGCCCGGCCCTGCTGGCGCGCAACCGCATCGTCTCGGCGCTGCGCCGCTGGTTCGACGATCAGGGCTTTGCCGAGGTCGATCCGTCGATTCTCGCCACCTCGCCGGGGAACGAGACGCATCTGCACGCCTTCGCCACCACGATGATCGGCAACGACGGTGTCGGGCGGCCGGCCTACCTGCACACCTCGCCCGAATTCGCCATGAAGAAACTGCTGGCGGCGGGCGAGACGCGGATATTCGCCCTGTCGCACGTGTTCCGCAACCGCGAGCGCGGCGCCCGCCACCACCCCGAGTTCACGATGCTGGAATGGTATCGGGCCGGGGCGGATTATGACGTTCTGATAAGGGATTGCGCGGCGTTCCTGCAGCTTGCCGCGCGCGCGGCGGGCAGCACCCTGCTGCGCCATGGCGATGCCACCTGCGACCCGTTCGCGGAACCCGAACGCCTGACGCTGGCCCAGGCCTTCGCACGCCACGCGGGCATCGACCTGCCCGCCACCATGTCCCCCGACGGCAGCCCCGACCCGGCGGCGATGGCGCGGGCCTGCGCGCAGGCGGGCGTCCGCACCGATCCCTCCGACACCTGGTCCGACATGTTCAGCCGCGTCCTCGCCGACCGGATCGAGCCGCATCTCGGCCACGGCCGGCCCACCGCGCTCGACCGCTACCCGGTGCCCGAGGCGGCGCTGGCCCGGCCCTGCCCCGACGATCCGCGCTTTGCCGAACGGTTCGAGCTTTATGCCTGCGGGGTCGAGCTGGCCAACGGCTTCGGCGAACTGACGAACGCCCCCGAACAGCGCCGCCGCTTCCTGGCCGACATGGACGAGAAGGCGCGGCTCTACGGCGAGCGCTACCCGCTGGACGAGGATTTCCTGGCGGCGCTGGCCCTGATGCCCCCCGCCAGCGGCATCGCCATGGGGTTCGACCGGCTGGCGATGCTGGCGACCCATGCGCCGCGCATCGACGATGTGATCTGGGCCCCCGTCCCCGACAGCCCTAGCCGGTGA